The Palleronia sp. THAF1 genome window below encodes:
- a CDS encoding glycoside hydrolase/phage tail family protein, with protein MATILLSAVGGAIGASLGGGVLGLSSVVIGRAIGATVGRAIDQAVMGPGAQTVEHGRLDRLRLTTAGEGTPIPRIWGRMRVPAHVLWASDFKENVSTSGGGGGKGGPPKPKVREYSYSISLALGLCEGPIAGIGRIWADGQEILPADIDLRVYEGTDDQLPDPLMEATEGAGQVPAYRGLAYVVMENLSLTAFGNRVPQFSFEVIRNDAEGALSRTVTGVAMMPGTGEYTLATTPVRYEDQPGEGVYVNVNTRAAATDFSASLQSMRTELPNARAASLIVSWFGDDLRAGECLLKPKVEDNSRDGAEMRWFAGGIDRGDAEEVPRDVEGRSIYGGTPADRAVIEAIRAMTVAGQEVMFYPFILMEQQAGNGLPDPWGGAEQARLPWRGRITTAMAPGQAGTTDGTSDADAEVSAFFGTVQPDDFIAVAFDEGIDDPDDGNTGSEGGFRFPRNIFNRGSVRSKFITYRGPDEWTYRRFILHYAHLCAAAGGVESFCIGSEMRSLTQIRGANGFPAVDALRQLAADVATILPDAKISYAADWSEYFGYAPQDGSGDLYFHLDPLWADPNIHFVGIDNYMPLSDWRDGPDHADAHWPRLHDLGYLQSNILGGEGYNWYYAGAEARDLQIRTPITDGAHDEPWVYRYKDLPNWWGNTHHERRGDARSVQPTDWVAGMKPIRFTELGCAAIDKATNQPNRFLDPKSSESGLPHYSDGRQDAFIQLQYHRAMHAFWTDPAHNPVSAIYGAPMLDMDRAYAWAWDARPFPQFPGLPDTWSDAANHARGHWLTGRAGQRTLTSVVQEICARTGVTDIDTDDLTRTLRGYGVSEVGDARAALQPLMLAYGFDAIERDGQLIFRTRRAAPAIPIDSSRVVAQEEGDIQTVRAPQAEETGRVSLGFVGAGGDYTAATVEAQIPDEQNPALSRTEVNLVLSHGEARAITQRWLSEARIARDKLRLALPPSAHPIGAGDTVSLEGRFYRIDRSEVGDFATLDATRVEPGAYLSVDVDDATGEGSIIPVISAPPVLAQFLDLPLLRGDEVPHAPHIAAASRPWPGEVALMSSVEDSGYALNTLIAQPATMGVTDSDLSAADPSRVDRGVALHVSLLSGTLSSVGDLSLLAGANAVAIGSGADDVWEVFQFRDAVLTGPRSYALTHRLRGQAGTDGIMPAVWPAGSRVVLLDAAVPQITLPRNARTLPRHYRIGPASQAMDAPSWQYAELGFQGIGLRPYAVAHLRARRAGGDLTVEWTRRTRIDGDGWESADVPLGEEAERYEVIVSQGETVKRRETVAAPYWTYPATARVSDGPGCTVSVAQLSTIFGPGPARVLMLPDP; from the coding sequence ATGGCGACCATCCTTCTCTCGGCTGTCGGCGGCGCCATCGGTGCCAGCCTTGGTGGCGGCGTTCTGGGCCTGTCCTCCGTCGTCATCGGGCGAGCCATCGGTGCCACGGTCGGGCGCGCCATCGACCAGGCGGTCATGGGACCGGGTGCCCAAACGGTCGAGCACGGGCGGCTGGATCGCCTGCGTCTGACCACCGCCGGAGAGGGCACGCCGATCCCACGCATCTGGGGCCGCATGCGCGTTCCGGCCCACGTGCTCTGGGCCAGCGACTTCAAGGAAAACGTCAGCACCTCTGGCGGAGGTGGCGGCAAGGGTGGCCCACCGAAGCCGAAGGTGCGCGAGTACAGCTACTCGATCTCTCTGGCGCTGGGCCTGTGCGAAGGCCCCATCGCGGGGATCGGTCGTATCTGGGCGGATGGGCAGGAAATCTTGCCCGCCGATATCGACCTGCGCGTCTATGAGGGCACGGACGACCAACTGCCCGATCCGCTGATGGAAGCGACCGAGGGCGCGGGGCAGGTCCCGGCCTATCGCGGTCTGGCCTATGTGGTAATGGAGAACCTGTCGCTCACCGCCTTCGGCAACCGCGTGCCGCAATTCAGCTTCGAGGTGATCCGCAACGACGCCGAGGGAGCATTGTCGCGCACCGTGACCGGCGTGGCGATGATGCCGGGTACGGGCGAATATACGCTCGCCACCACCCCGGTTCGCTACGAAGACCAGCCGGGCGAGGGGGTCTACGTCAACGTCAACACACGGGCCGCCGCAACGGACTTCTCGGCCTCACTGCAATCCATGCGCACCGAACTGCCGAACGCCCGCGCCGCGTCGCTGATCGTCTCGTGGTTCGGCGACGATCTGCGCGCCGGTGAATGCCTTTTGAAGCCCAAGGTCGAGGATAATAGCCGCGACGGGGCCGAGATGCGCTGGTTCGCGGGCGGTATCGATCGCGGCGATGCGGAAGAGGTGCCCCGGGATGTAGAGGGCCGCTCTATCTACGGCGGCACGCCGGCGGACCGGGCGGTGATCGAAGCGATCCGCGCCATGACTGTGGCTGGGCAAGAGGTGATGTTCTATCCCTTCATCCTGATGGAGCAGCAGGCGGGCAATGGTCTGCCCGATCCTTGGGGCGGTGCCGAACAGGCGCGTCTGCCTTGGCGGGGACGGATTACCACCGCCATGGCACCGGGGCAGGCCGGTACGACGGATGGGACGTCCGATGCGGACGCCGAGGTCTCTGCCTTCTTCGGAACCGTGCAACCGGACGATTTCATTGCCGTGGCCTTCGACGAAGGAATAGACGACCCGGATGACGGGAACACCGGCAGTGAGGGTGGCTTTCGCTTTCCGCGCAACATCTTCAATCGGGGGTCGGTGCGTAGCAAATTCATCACCTACCGGGGCCCCGATGAATGGACCTACCGTCGCTTCATCCTGCACTACGCCCATCTTTGTGCGGCAGCAGGCGGGGTGGAATCGTTCTGCATCGGCTCTGAAATGCGCAGCCTGACGCAGATCAGGGGCGCCAACGGCTTTCCTGCGGTCGATGCCCTGCGCCAACTCGCCGCCGACGTGGCGACGATCCTGCCCGACGCGAAGATCAGCTACGCCGCCGACTGGTCGGAATACTTCGGCTATGCGCCGCAAGACGGCTCGGGCGATCTGTATTTCCACCTCGATCCGCTGTGGGCCGATCCGAACATCCATTTCGTCGGGATCGACAACTACATGCCGTTGTCCGATTGGCGCGATGGCCCGGACCACGCCGATGCCCATTGGCCGCGCCTCCACGACCTTGGCTACTTGCAGTCCAATATCCTAGGCGGTGAAGGCTACAACTGGTATTACGCAGGCGCAGAGGCCCGTGACTTGCAGATCCGCACGCCCATCACCGATGGTGCGCATGATGAGCCGTGGGTCTACCGCTACAAGGATCTGCCGAATTGGTGGGGTAACACGCACCACGAACGACGCGGCGATGCGCGCTCGGTTCAGCCGACCGACTGGGTCGCTGGCATGAAGCCTATACGTTTCACCGAACTGGGCTGTGCCGCCATCGACAAGGCGACGAACCAGCCCAACCGCTTCCTTGACCCGAAAAGCAGTGAAAGCGGCCTGCCGCATTACTCAGATGGACGACAGGATGCCTTCATTCAGCTGCAATATCACCGCGCCATGCACGCGTTCTGGACGGATCCTGCGCACAACCCGGTCTCTGCCATCTACGGCGCGCCGATGCTGGACATGGATCGCGCCTACGCCTGGGCCTGGGACGCGCGACCGTTCCCGCAATTTCCGGGCCTGCCTGACACGTGGTCGGACGCCGCGAACCACGCGCGCGGCCATTGGCTGACGGGCCGGGCTGGGCAGCGGACTCTGACTTCTGTCGTGCAGGAAATCTGCGCGCGGACGGGCGTGACCGACATCGACACCGACGACCTGACCCGCACCCTGCGCGGTTACGGTGTGTCCGAGGTCGGCGACGCGCGTGCCGCCCTGCAGCCCTTGATGCTGGCCTACGGGTTCGACGCAATCGAGCGTGACGGCCAACTGATCTTCCGCACCCGTCGTGCGGCGCCCGCCATCCCGATCGACTCCTCCCGTGTCGTCGCGCAGGAAGAAGGCGACATTCAAACCGTCCGCGCCCCACAGGCCGAGGAAACGGGCCGCGTGTCGCTGGGCTTCGTCGGCGCCGGCGGGGACTACACCGCCGCCACCGTCGAGGCGCAAATCCCGGATGAGCAGAACCCGGCCCTGTCGCGCACAGAAGTGAATCTTGTTCTGTCGCACGGAGAGGCGCGTGCCATCACGCAACGCTGGCTGTCGGAAGCGCGGATCGCGCGGGACAAACTGCGGCTGGCGCTGCCGCCCTCGGCGCATCCCATCGGCGCGGGGGATACTGTATCGCTGGAAGGACGCTTCTACCGGATCGACCGCTCCGAGGTCGGCGACTTCGCCACGCTGGACGCAACGCGGGTAGAGCCGGGGGCCTATCTGTCGGTGGACGTAGACGACGCCACCGGCGAGGGGTCGATCATCCCGGTGATATCAGCGCCCCCCGTGCTGGCACAGTTCCTAGACCTGCCGCTTCTGCGCGGGGACGAGGTTCCGCACGCCCCGCATATCGCCGCCGCATCGCGGCCGTGGCCGGGCGAGGTGGCGCTCATGTCGTCGGTCGAGGATTCGGGCTACGCGCTGAACACTTTAATCGCGCAACCCGCGACCATGGGCGTGACGGATAGCGACCTGTCCGCAGCCGACCCGTCCCGTGTCGACCGGGGCGTTGCGCTGCACGTCAGCCTGTTGTCTGGCACCCTGTCTTCCGTCGGGGACCTGTCGCTTCTGGCGGGGGCGAACGCGGTGGCCATCGGGTCAGGTGCGGACGACGTTTGGGAGGTCTTCCAGTTCCGCGACGCTGTTCTGACCGGCCCGCGCAGCTACGCGCTGACCCATCGTCTGCGCGGACAGGCGGGAACCGATGGTATCATGCCCGCCGTCTGGCCTGCTGGCTCGCGGGTCGTCTTGTTGGATGCGGCTGTGCCGCAGATCACCCTGCCGCGCAACGCCCGCACCTTGCCGCGCCATTACCGTATCGGCCCCGCGTCGCAGGCCATGGACGCGCCGTCCTGGCAGTACGCAGAGCTTGGGTTTCAGGGTATCGGCCTACGCCCCTACGCCGTTGCACATCTGCGCGCGCGCCGTGCGGGGGGCGATCTAACAGTCGAATGGACCCGACGTACGCGGATCGACGGCGATGGCTGGGAAAGCGCGGATGTGCCACTGGGAGAGGAGGCCGAACGCTACGAGGTGATCGTGTCGCAGGGCGAAACGGTGAAAAGACGGGAAACGGTCGCGGCCCCCTACTGGACCTACCCAGCCACAGCCCGCGTATCCGATGGACCCGGTTGCACCGTCTCGGTCGCGCAACTTTCGACGATCTTCGGTCCAGGCCCCGCGCGTGTGCTGATGTTGCCGGACCCGTGA
- a CDS encoding globin domain-containing protein, translating to MNTDLITSSYTRVFNKRGTVSRSFYDKLFTDAPELRALFPPDMQRQRDKFDKLLMLIVAQLSKPDRMIATIEDLGRRHYHYGAQRAHIPLVGATLIAALRASVPGGLSVTEEAAWGDLYLRLADAFVVGLDAAEAEDQLAGRVTLERPF from the coding sequence ATGAATACTGATTTAATCACATCCAGCTACACACGTGTTTTCAACAAGCGTGGAACGGTGTCCCGAAGTTTTTACGACAAGCTCTTCACCGACGCTCCGGAACTGAGAGCCCTGTTCCCGCCGGACATGCAGCGTCAGCGGGACAAGTTCGACAAATTGCTGATGTTGATTGTCGCTCAACTTTCCAAACCCGACAGGATGATAGCCACAATCGAAGACCTTGGCCGCCGCCACTATCATTACGGAGCGCAGCGCGCGCATATCCCATTGGTCGGCGCCACCCTGATCGCAGCATTGCGCGCCAGTGTGCCGGGCGGATTGTCGGTTACCGAGGAAGCCGCGTGGGGCGATCTTTATCTTCGTTTGGCTGACGCATTCGTGGTCGGCCTTGACGCCGCAGAGGCCGAAGATCAGCTTGCCGGAAGGGTGACGCTGGAACGACCTTTTTGA
- the cysE gene encoding serine O-acetyltransferase, whose amino-acid sequence MSMTAQKLNQIDPVWHRIRAEASAATETAPLMAGMFHTSILHHSTLERALSYRMAMKLSDGEMPEQILREIVDSAYIADDSLGTAARADLVATFERDPVCHRLIEPLLFFKGFQAVQAYRIAHWLWSNDRRDLALFFQMRSSEVFGVDIQPGARLGKGIMIDHAHSVVIGETAVVGDNVSMLHSVTLGGTGKETEDRHPKIGDGVMIGAGAKVLGNIRVGHCSRIAAGSVVLEDVPPMKTVAGIPARIVGEAGCAQPSLTMDQLFGSV is encoded by the coding sequence ATGAGCATGACCGCCCAGAAGCTGAACCAGATCGATCCGGTCTGGCATCGCATCCGCGCCGAAGCGAGCGCGGCGACAGAGACCGCACCGCTGATGGCCGGCATGTTCCACACATCAATCCTGCACCATTCCACGCTGGAACGCGCGCTGAGCTACCGTATGGCCATGAAGCTGTCCGATGGCGAAATGCCGGAACAGATCCTGCGAGAGATCGTCGATTCCGCCTACATCGCCGACGATAGCCTTGGCACCGCCGCCCGCGCGGATCTGGTTGCGACGTTCGAGCGTGATCCCGTCTGCCATCGCCTGATCGAGCCTTTGCTGTTCTTCAAAGGCTTTCAGGCCGTCCAAGCCTACCGCATCGCGCACTGGCTGTGGTCCAACGACCGTCGCGATCTGGCGCTGTTCTTCCAGATGCGCAGCTCCGAGGTCTTCGGCGTCGACATCCAGCCCGGTGCCCGGCTGGGCAAGGGCATCATGATCGATCACGCCCATTCCGTCGTGATCGGAGAGACGGCGGTCGTGGGTGACAACGTCTCCATGCTGCATTCGGTCACGCTGGGCGGCACCGGCAAGGAGACAGAGGATCGCCACCCCAAAATCGGCGACGGCGTGATGATCGGGGCCGGGGCCAAGGTGCTGGGCAACATCCGCGTCGGCCATTGCAGCCGCATCGCGGCAGGCTCGGTTGTGCTGGAAGACGTGCCGCCCATGAAAACGGTCGCTGGCATCCCTGCCCGAATCGTTGGCGAGGCGGGCTGCGCGCAGCCGTCCCTGACGATGGATCAGCTGTTCGGGTCTGTCTGA
- a CDS encoding phage major tail protein, TP901-1 family translates to MAAQNGKDLLIKLDMTNEGFFETIAGLRATRISFNAEQVDATSLDSPGGWRETLAGAGVKSASISGSGVFKDAGTDERARQVFFDGLTPAFQVIIPDFGIVEGPFQITSIEYAGTHDGEATYELSLASAGALLFTALEA, encoded by the coding sequence ATGGCGGCCCAGAACGGCAAGGACCTTCTTATCAAGCTCGACATGACGAACGAAGGCTTCTTCGAGACCATCGCGGGCCTGCGCGCCACGCGGATCAGCTTCAACGCCGAACAGGTGGATGCAACCTCGCTCGACTCGCCCGGTGGCTGGCGGGAAACGCTGGCGGGGGCGGGCGTGAAATCCGCGTCGATCTCAGGCTCTGGTGTGTTCAAGGATGCGGGCACTGACGAGCGGGCGCGGCAGGTGTTCTTCGACGGGCTGACTCCTGCGTTTCAGGTGATCATCCCCGATTTCGGCATCGTCGAAGGCCCGTTCCAGATCACGTCCATCGAATACGCGGGCACCCACGACGGCGAAGCGACGTATGAGCTGTCGCTCGCCTCCGCCGGTGCGCTGCTGTTCACGGCGCTGGAGGCCTAG
- a CDS encoding class I fructose-bisphosphate aldolase → MKASQKVRKILSNYEGDNPGTKGKLCQMLMHGRLKGTGKMIILPVDQGFEHGPARTYAPNAPAYDPHYHYQLAIDAGLNAFAAPLGMLEAGADTFAGQMPTILKMNSSNSLMSDTAGKDQAVTASVDDALRIGASAIGFTIYPGSDQQLNMFEEIVELRREAASVGIPTVIWSYPRGEAISKDGETAIDVAAYAAQIAALIGAHIIKIKLSTNHLEVPEARKVFEEQKIDISTQAARVAECMRSAFDGRRIMVFSGGAKKGEESVYDDARAIRDGGGNGSIIGRNSFQRDRAEAMAMFDKLVAIYKGAE, encoded by the coding sequence ATGAAAGCGTCGCAAAAAGTCCGCAAGATCCTGTCCAACTACGAGGGCGACAACCCCGGCACAAAGGGCAAGCTGTGCCAGATGCTGATGCATGGGCGTCTGAAGGGCACCGGCAAGATGATCATCCTTCCCGTGGATCAAGGCTTCGAACATGGCCCCGCGCGCACCTATGCCCCCAACGCACCCGCCTACGATCCGCATTATCACTATCAGCTGGCCATCGACGCGGGCCTGAACGCCTTTGCAGCTCCCCTTGGGATGCTGGAAGCGGGTGCGGATACCTTCGCGGGCCAGATGCCGACGATCCTGAAAATGAACTCTTCCAATTCGCTCATGAGCGACACGGCGGGCAAGGATCAGGCGGTGACGGCCAGCGTCGATGACGCGCTGCGGATCGGCGCATCGGCCATCGGCTTCACGATCTACCCCGGCTCTGACCAACAGCTGAACATGTTCGAAGAGATCGTGGAACTGCGCCGCGAGGCCGCTTCGGTCGGCATTCCCACCGTCATCTGGTCCTACCCACGTGGTGAGGCGATCAGCAAGGACGGCGAGACGGCGATCGACGTGGCCGCCTATGCCGCGCAGATCGCGGCGCTGATCGGTGCGCATATCATCAAGATCAAACTGTCGACCAATCATCTGGAGGTGCCGGAGGCCAGGAAAGTCTTCGAGGAGCAGAAGATCGACATCTCGACCCAGGCCGCGCGGGTGGCCGAGTGCATGCGCTCTGCCTTCGACGGGCGTCGGATCATGGTGTTCTCTGGCGGTGCCAAGAAGGGCGAAGAGTCGGTCTACGACGACGCCCGCGCCATCCGCGATGGAGGCGGCAACGGATCGATCATCGGTCGCAACTCGTTCCAGCGCGACCGGGCCGAGGCAATGGCGATGTTCGACAAGCTGGTGGCGATTTACAAGGGCGCCGAGTAA
- a CDS encoding gene transfer agent family protein, whose translation MANPHAGEVDITLDGTLHTARLTLGALAELEASMQADSLVALVARFEGASYTTRDVIALLVAGLRGGGWHGTTRDLLHARIDGGPLEAARAAALLLGRAFG comes from the coding sequence ATGGCCAATCCTCACGCAGGCGAGGTGGACATCACGCTCGACGGCACGCTGCACACCGCGCGGCTGACGTTGGGCGCGCTGGCGGAACTGGAAGCCTCGATGCAGGCCGACAGTCTGGTGGCGCTGGTCGCCCGGTTCGAAGGGGCGAGCTACACCACGCGCGACGTGATTGCGCTGCTTGTCGCAGGACTACGGGGCGGCGGGTGGCATGGTACGACGCGCGATCTGCTGCACGCCCGGATAGACGGTGGGCCGCTTGAAGCCGCCCGCGCCGCCGCCCTTCTGCTGGGGCGGGCCTTCGGATGA
- a CDS encoding DUF2163 domain-containing protein, which produces MTTTTLCRCWRLTRADGRVFAFTDHDTAITVDGTAFHPSEALTARALEQTTGLSVDNSEAMGALSDAGLTEEDILAGRFDAATIEIFEVDWSAPDNRRLLFTGEMGEIERAGGAFKAELRGLTERLNVPHGKLYQRPCRAALGDDDCRVDLDASAYTTETTVLAVDGAALTLPAMAAADGWFAHGTLRVLDEAATGLVRRIRTDDASGADRCIVLTEAIGAGLSPGDAVQISAGCDKRAATCRAKFDNMVNFRGCPHLPSEDWLFAYPQKSS; this is translated from the coding sequence ATGACCACGACGACCCTGTGCCGCTGCTGGCGGCTGACCCGCGCCGATGGCCGCGTCTTCGCCTTCACCGATCACGACACGGCGATCACCGTGGACGGCACCGCCTTCCACCCATCCGAAGCGCTGACCGCGCGCGCGCTGGAACAGACTACCGGATTGTCGGTCGATAACTCCGAGGCGATGGGCGCGCTGTCGGACGCGGGCCTGACCGAGGAAGATATCCTGGCCGGCCGCTTCGACGCCGCTACCATCGAGATATTCGAGGTCGACTGGTCCGCTCCCGACAACCGCCGCTTGTTGTTCACCGGCGAAATGGGAGAGATCGAGCGCGCAGGCGGGGCCTTCAAGGCGGAACTGCGCGGCCTGACAGAGCGGCTGAACGTGCCGCACGGCAAGCTGTACCAGCGCCCCTGCCGCGCGGCGCTGGGCGACGACGACTGTCGCGTTGATCTGGACGCCTCGGCCTACACGACCGAGACGACTGTTCTGGCCGTCGATGGTGCCGCACTGACGCTGCCCGCTATGGCGGCGGCGGACGGCTGGTTCGCCCACGGCACGCTGCGGGTGCTGGACGAGGCCGCGACTGGTCTTGTGCGGCGAATCCGGACAGACGATGCCAGCGGTGCGGATCGATGCATCGTTCTGACAGAGGCGATAGGCGCGGGCCTGTCCCCCGGCGATGCGGTGCAGATCAGCGCCGGTTGCGACAAGCGCGCCGCAACCTGCCGCGCCAAGTTCGACAACATGGTCAACTTCCGCGGCTGCCCGCATCTGCCCAGCGAAGACTGGCTTTTCGCTTACCCGCAGAAATCGTCATGA
- a CDS encoding DUF3168 domain-containing protein — translation MSYATASALQAALYDRLTGDVAVTGLVGTDIYDGIPAGTIPPLYLSLGEETVADRSDKDGPGARHDVTLTIVTQANGFATAKALAGAVSDALLATPLILSRGHLAGLWFRGATAKRVQKSGTRRIDLRFRAQIHDTL, via the coding sequence ATGAGCTATGCCACCGCATCCGCGCTTCAGGCCGCGCTCTATGATCGCCTTACGGGAGACGTCGCCGTCACCGGGCTGGTCGGAACAGATATCTACGATGGCATCCCCGCCGGTACGATCCCGCCCCTGTATCTTAGCCTTGGCGAAGAGACCGTGGCCGACCGATCCGACAAGGACGGGCCGGGCGCGCGGCACGACGTGACGCTGACCATCGTCACGCAGGCCAACGGCTTCGCGACCGCCAAGGCGCTGGCCGGTGCCGTGTCCGACGCGCTCCTGGCCACGCCGCTGATCCTGTCACGCGGGCATTTGGCGGGGCTGTGGTTCCGCGGGGCCACAGCCAAGCGCGTCCAGAAAAGCGGCACCCGCCGAATCGACCTGCGTTTTCGCGCGCAAATCCACGACACCCTTTAA
- a CDS encoding DUF2460 domain-containing protein produces MSFHDVTFPTRLSLGATGGPERRTRVVTLASGHEERNTPWQHSRRRYDAGTGMQSQADIATLVAFYEARRGMLHGFRWRDWADYSSAVPGQQADYQDQLIATADGATYTFQLTKTYGQGTDAYVRPITKPVPGTVSIGVTGDPLEEGPDFTVDHATGLVTLTDLPVAGALITAGFEFDVPVRFDTDRLDVALDAPGTAQIPDVPVVELRLD; encoded by the coding sequence ATGTCCTTCCACGATGTCACCTTTCCCACGCGTCTAAGCCTTGGGGCCACCGGCGGTCCGGAACGGCGCACCCGCGTCGTCACGCTCGCCTCCGGCCATGAAGAGCGGAACACGCCCTGGCAACATTCTCGCCGCCGCTATGACGCGGGCACGGGAATGCAGAGCCAAGCCGATATCGCCACGCTCGTCGCGTTCTACGAGGCACGGCGCGGGATGCTGCATGGGTTCCGATGGCGCGACTGGGCCGACTACTCCAGCGCCGTGCCCGGTCAGCAGGCCGACTATCAGGATCAGCTGATCGCCACCGCCGACGGGGCGACCTACACATTCCAACTGACCAAAACCTACGGGCAAGGGACGGACGCCTACGTGCGGCCCATCACCAAGCCGGTGCCGGGCACCGTGTCCATCGGTGTCACAGGCGATCCGTTGGAAGAGGGGCCAGACTTCACCGTCGATCATGCGACCGGCCTTGTCACGCTGACCGATCTGCCCGTGGCGGGCGCGCTGATCACCGCAGGGTTTGAGTTCGACGTGCCCGTGCGGTTCGACACCGACCGTCTGGACGTGGCGCTCGACGCGCCCGGTACGGCGCAGATCCCCGACGTGCCGGTGGTAGAGCTGCGATTGGACTGA
- a CDS encoding rcc01693 family protein, producing the protein MSDPAPFDWPALMQAGIGGLGLKPSEFWALTPAELHLMLGPAGPAPATRATLDALAQAYPDTPHP; encoded by the coding sequence ATGAGCGATCCCGCACCCTTCGACTGGCCGGCGCTGATGCAGGCCGGGATCGGCGGACTGGGTCTGAAGCCGTCCGAATTCTGGGCGCTGACCCCCGCCGAATTGCACCTGATGCTGGGCCCCGCTGGCCCGGCCCCGGCCACGCGCGCCACGTTGGACGCGCTGGCCCAAGCCTATCCCGACACGCCGCACCCCTGA
- a CDS encoding FtsB family cell division protein, translating to MTQQMKRAPWGLALYVVLTIVLGGYFTFASVQGDYGLMRRIEIEAEARALREERDALNLEVAALKNKTRRLSDGYLDLDLLDEQARSVLGYVRGDEIVIR from the coding sequence ATGACCCAACAGATGAAACGCGCCCCGTGGGGTTTGGCACTTTATGTCGTGCTGACGATCGTGCTGGGCGGCTATTTCACCTTTGCCTCGGTTCAGGGTGACTACGGCCTGATGCGCCGGATCGAGATCGAGGCTGAAGCACGCGCCCTGCGCGAGGAACGTGACGCGCTGAATCTGGAAGTCGCAGCGCTCAAGAACAAGACGCGGCGGCTATCGGACGGCTATCTTGATCTGGACCTGCTCGACGAACAGGCGCGCAGCGTCTTGGGCTACGTACGCGGCGACGAGATCGTGATCCGTTGA
- a CDS encoding peptidase, with the protein MNARADQIVAIARSWIGTPYQHQCAKRGAGADCLGLVRGVWTELFDRPAPIVPAYTPDWNEPQGREDLLRAARLLLVERHGAPVPGQVLMFRMKPGSIAKHLGIVSAPDRFIHAYDGHGTCESTLSGPWRQRIAAHFDFPDRPGAS; encoded by the coding sequence ATGAACGCGCGGGCAGATCAGATCGTCGCCATCGCGCGCAGTTGGATCGGCACGCCGTATCAGCACCAGTGCGCCAAGCGCGGGGCAGGGGCCGATTGCCTTGGGCTGGTGCGTGGGGTCTGGACAGAGCTGTTCGATCGGCCCGCCCCGATCGTTCCGGCCTACACACCCGACTGGAACGAGCCGCAGGGCCGCGAAGACCTGCTGCGCGCGGCGCGGCTTCTGCTGGTCGAGCGCCACGGTGCGCCGGTTCCGGGGCAGGTGCTGATGTTCCGTATGAAGCCCGGCAGTATCGCGAAGCACCTTGGCATCGTCAGCGCGCCGGATCGTTTCATCCACGCTTACGACGGCCACGGAACCTGCGAAAGCACCTTGTCTGGCCCGTGGCGACAGCGCATCGCCGCGCATTTCGATTTCCCGGACCGGCCCGGCGCGTCCTAG
- a CDS encoding phage tail tape measure protein, with protein sequence MSDPDDLTAELERFETSVGGARAVLSAFDGELRAMQATVTDTGREVNALSRGISRGLKSSFEGLVFDGMKLSDALKGVAQSMVNAAYNAAINPVMKHAGGVLATGVQGLMSGMMPFAHGGAFTQGRVMPFAKGGVVSSAQAFPMKGGTGLMGEAGPEAIMPLARGPDGALGVRAGGGAASVQVTMNITTPDVEGFRRSQSQIAAQMGRALSRGQRNR encoded by the coding sequence ATGTCCGATCCCGATGACCTGACTGCCGAGCTTGAGCGGTTCGAGACCTCTGTCGGCGGTGCCCGCGCCGTGCTGTCCGCCTTCGATGGCGAGTTGCGCGCGATGCAGGCCACCGTGACCGACACGGGCCGCGAGGTGAACGCCCTGTCGCGCGGGATCAGCCGCGGACTGAAATCCTCGTTCGAGGGGTTGGTCTTCGACGGCATGAAGCTGTCGGACGCGCTGAAAGGCGTGGCGCAATCCATGGTTAACGCCGCCTACAACGCCGCGATCAATCCGGTGATGAAACATGCAGGCGGCGTGCTGGCGACCGGCGTGCAGGGCCTGATGAGCGGCATGATGCCCTTCGCCCATGGCGGCGCGTTCACGCAAGGGCGGGTGATGCCCTTCGCCAAGGGCGGCGTTGTATCCAGCGCGCAGGCCTTCCCCATGAAGGGCGGCACCGGCCTGATGGGCGAGGCTGGGCCAGAGGCGATCATGCCGCTGGCGCGCGGGCCGGACGGCGCGCTTGGCGTGCGGGCGGGCGGTGGCGCGGCCTCTGTTCAGGTCACGATGAACATCACCACGCCCGATGTCGAAGGCTTCCGCCGCTCGCAAAGCCAGATCGCCGCGCAGATGGGCCGGGCGCTGTCGCGCGGCCAGCGCAACCGCTGA